Proteins encoded within one genomic window of Malaclemys terrapin pileata isolate rMalTer1 chromosome 22, rMalTer1.hap1, whole genome shotgun sequence:
- the GJA9 gene encoding gap junction alpha-9 protein, which yields MGDWNFLGGILEEVHIHSTIIGKVWLTILFIFRMLVLGVAAEDVWNDEQSEFICNTEQPGCRNVCYDQAFPISLIRYWVLQVIFVSSPSLVYMGHALYRLRALEKERQKKKAQVRMELEGVELEMTEDRKRLERELRQLEQRKLNKAPLRGSLLCTYVIHIFTRSAVEVAFMIGQYLLYGFQLNPLYKCQREPCPNIVDCFISRPTEKTVFLLFMQSIAIVSLFLNILEIVHLGVKKIKKGLCGPDKNRDDFDDFYVSKSKKNSVIPHPCMGTSATPQKTLPSAPSGYTLLIEKQTYTAGHDVLNSSSALQSVKNNHTENSNNHIHDERESKLPDEMQTSNTLDRHPRNTSSNNNEGLSKVFGTEINGSQQQDEKKHCLSGMHSNLVAASGLCLGSLAELPPGSSLQPDMTSPISINCARKLRGVSSPWNCSTVVESEGSPTDSPSMSSNRGQDNFSGSRAQGLSKTDLRKIGRPDTPDSLSELSSESKQSRNCESPQAFSPSRRMSLASNASSRRAPTDLQI from the coding sequence ATGGGAGACTGGAATTTTCTTGGAGGCATCTTGGAGGAGGTCCACATTCATTCCACTATTATTGGAAAGGTCTGGTTAACTATCCTATTCATATTTCGAATGCTTGTCCTAGGTGTGGCAGCTGAAGATGTCTGGAATGATGAGCAGTCAGAATTCATATGCAATACAGAGCAACCTGGCTGCAGAAATGTTTGCTACGACCAGGCCTTTCCTATCTCTCTCATAAGATATTGGGTCTTGCAAGTTATATTTGTATCTTCACCTTCCTTGGTCTATATGGGCCATGCTTTATACAGACTAAGAGCCTtagaaaaagagagacaaaagaaGAAGGCACAAGTAAGAATGGAACTTGAAGGAGTTGAACTAGAAATGACTGAAGATCGGAAAAGACTGGAGCGAGAACTCCGGCAACTGGAGCAAAGAAAGCTCAACAAAGCACCCCTGAGAGGCTCCTTGCTCTGCACTTATGTGATACATATTTTTACTAGATCTGCAGTTGAAGTTGCGTTTATGATTGGCCAATATCTTCTTTATGGTTTTCAGCTCAATCCTCTTTATAAATGTCAGAGAGAGCCATGTCCAAACATAGTTGACTGTTTTATATCAAGACCAACAGAAAAGACAGTGTTCCTATTATTTATGCAATCAATAGCAATTGTATCATTGTTTTTAAACATCTTAGAAATTGTCCATCTAGGggtcaaaaaaattaaaaagggactTTGTGGGCCTGATAAAAACAGGGATGACTTTGATGATTTCTATGTAAGTAAATCCAAGAAAAACTCTGTAATACCCCACCCTTGTATGGGAACATCCGCAACTCCACAAAAAACTCTCCCTTCTGCCCCTAGTGGTTATACCCTGTTAATAGAAAAACAAACTTACACAGCAGGCCATGATGTTCTAAATTCATCTTCTGCACTCCAATCTGTTAAAAACAACCATACTGAAAATAGCAACAATCACATTCATGATGAAAGGGAAAGTAAATTGCCAGATGAGATGCAAACTTCTAATACTTTGGACCGTCATCCTCGAAATACCAGCTCAAATAATAATGAAGGCTTAAGCAAGGTATTTGGGACAGAAATTAATGGTAGTCAGCAACAAGATGAAAAGAAACATTGCCTCAGTGGCATGCATTCTAATCTAGTTGCTGCTTCAGGTCTGTGCTTGGGAAGCCTGGCTGAACTGCCACCTGGAAGTTCATTGCAACCTGATATGACTTCCCCTATTTCAATTAACTGTGCTCGAAAGCTTCGTGGCGTCAGTTCCCCATGGAACTGTTCTACAGTAGTTGAGAGTGAAGGGTCTCCAACAGATTCTCCTTCCATGAGCAGCAACCGAGGACAAGacaacttcagtggaagcagagccCAAGGCCTTTCCAAGACTGACCTAAGAAAAATTGGCAGACCAGACACTCCTGATTCTCTAAGTGAGCTGAGCTCAGAATCCAAACAGAGCAGAAATTGTGAAAGTCCTCAGGCTTTTTCTCCCTCTCGGCGAATGTCATTGGCAAGTAATGCCAGCAGCAGGCGTGCTCCCACCGATCTTCAGATCTAA